A window of Solanum stenotomum isolate F172 chromosome 3, ASM1918654v1, whole genome shotgun sequence contains these coding sequences:
- the LOC125860794 gene encoding uncharacterized protein LOC125860794 isoform X1: MAAIVCYGPLIDLSKAAAHIDEYVQLLVFVHNITPIQYKLWRKGGAEVVRTDIQVADDTRPFFPVAIWNKQLASTFVAGDIILLQNVKITRVSGLIEARTVHCSTLQCIVHSYKSIASKGVDDLMRSCRIGTASKDKLQKIVTLLQQGAAVELKNHQASINWKVHEETKSQDCISLKYLSDLPDSCKATIYASVGELFLPITWRHLPESDVGSMFISKRLYVHSDCNVADDLITAGCHLCGTPLSDESSSGSIKKASSLYCQESSNHLHAVSMIYRPFMLYVWDDSMHVPLLVKNKAAEMLFGNIRAEDVFSCYKRQDRTNHASNLVSRRQGMAESTVLKHSVAGEGVSVTDTSRTNEGKELKEKNKFDVRPNFYLVWLILLKLLLQQENNSPLKFKVIINATRDCECGRYEMISVSLPSFISDVNQV, translated from the exons atggcgGCAATAGTATGTTATGGTCCTCTAATCGACCTCTCTAAAGCAGCAGCTCACATCGACGAGTACGTCCAACTCCTCGTTTTTGTTCACAATATCACCCCAATTCAG TACAAGCTATGGAGAAAAGGTGGAGCAGAGGTCGTAAGGACCGACATACAGGTCGCTGACGATACCCGTCCATTTTTTCCTGTTGCAATATGGAACAAGCAATTGGCCTCCACATTTGTTGCTGGAGATATCATTTTGCTTCAAA ATGTTAAGATTACAAGAGTTAGCGGATTAATTGAGGCTAGAACTGTACATTGCTCAACTTTGCAATGTATAGTCCATTCATACAAGTCAATTGCTTCTAAAG GTGTGGACGATCTGATGCGCAGCTGTCGAATTGGGACGGCGTCAAAGGATAAGCTTCAGAAAATTGTTACATTGCTGCAGCAGGGAGCTGCTGTTGAATTGAAAAACCATCAA GCATCTATTAATTGGAAAGTGCATGAAGAGACGAAATCTCAGGATTGCATCTCTCTTAAATATTTATCTGATCTTCCTGATTCCTGCAAGGCAACCATATATGCATCTGTTGGTGAATTATTTCTGCCAATTACCTGGAGACATCTTCCTGAATCTGATGTTGGAAGCATGTTCATTAGCAAAAGGCTATATGTACACTCAGATTGCAATGTGGCTGATGATCTGATTACTGCTGGCTGCCATCTATGCGGTACTCCTTTGAGTGATGAATCTAG TTCAGGCAGTATTAAAAAAGCCTCATCACTCTATTGTCAGGAGAGCTCCAATCACCTTCATGCAGTGAGCATGATATATCGACCTTTCATG CTTTATGTGTGGGATGATTCAATGCATGTTCCACTTCTTGTTAaaaacaaggcagctgaaatgTTGTTTGGAAACATCAGAGCTGAAGATGTGTTCTCTTGTTACAAAAGGCAGGATAGAACCAATCATGCTTCAAATTTAGTCTCCAGAAGGCAGGGCATGGCTGAAAGTACGGTGCTTAAACATAGTGTTGCTGGGGAAGGTGTTTCAGTCACTGACACATCACGCACCAATGAGGGcaaggaattgaaagaaaaaaataaatttgatgtaAGACCAAATTtctatttggtttggttaatTTTGTTGAAGTTGCTACTGCAACAGGAGAATAACAGTCCTTTGAAATTTAAAGTTATTATTAATGCAACAAGAGATTGCGAATGTGGGAGGTACGAGATGATCTCTGTTTCTCTGCCGTCCTTTATATCTGATGTCAATCAAGTATAG
- the LOC125860794 gene encoding uncharacterized protein LOC125860794 isoform X2, producing the protein MEKRWSRGRKDRHTDVKITRVSGLIEARTVHCSTLQCIVHSYKSIASKGVDDLMRSCRIGTASKDKLQKIVTLLQQGAAVELKNHQASINWKVHEETKSQDCISLKYLSDLPDSCKATIYASVGELFLPITWRHLPESDVGSMFISKRLYVHSDCNVADDLITAGCHLCGTPLSDESSSGSIKKASSLYCQESSNHLHAVSMIYRPFMLYVWDDSMHVPLLVKNKAAEMLFGNIRAEDVFSCYKRQDRTNHASNLVSRRQGMAESTVLKHSVAGEGVSVTDTSRTNEGKELKEKNKFDVRPNFYLVWLILLKLLLQQENNSPLKFKVIINATRDCECGRYEMISVSLPSFISDVNQV; encoded by the exons ATGGAGAAAAGGTGGAGCAGAGGTCGTAAGGACCGACATACAG ATGTTAAGATTACAAGAGTTAGCGGATTAATTGAGGCTAGAACTGTACATTGCTCAACTTTGCAATGTATAGTCCATTCATACAAGTCAATTGCTTCTAAAG GTGTGGACGATCTGATGCGCAGCTGTCGAATTGGGACGGCGTCAAAGGATAAGCTTCAGAAAATTGTTACATTGCTGCAGCAGGGAGCTGCTGTTGAATTGAAAAACCATCAA GCATCTATTAATTGGAAAGTGCATGAAGAGACGAAATCTCAGGATTGCATCTCTCTTAAATATTTATCTGATCTTCCTGATTCCTGCAAGGCAACCATATATGCATCTGTTGGTGAATTATTTCTGCCAATTACCTGGAGACATCTTCCTGAATCTGATGTTGGAAGCATGTTCATTAGCAAAAGGCTATATGTACACTCAGATTGCAATGTGGCTGATGATCTGATTACTGCTGGCTGCCATCTATGCGGTACTCCTTTGAGTGATGAATCTAG TTCAGGCAGTATTAAAAAAGCCTCATCACTCTATTGTCAGGAGAGCTCCAATCACCTTCATGCAGTGAGCATGATATATCGACCTTTCATG CTTTATGTGTGGGATGATTCAATGCATGTTCCACTTCTTGTTAaaaacaaggcagctgaaatgTTGTTTGGAAACATCAGAGCTGAAGATGTGTTCTCTTGTTACAAAAGGCAGGATAGAACCAATCATGCTTCAAATTTAGTCTCCAGAAGGCAGGGCATGGCTGAAAGTACGGTGCTTAAACATAGTGTTGCTGGGGAAGGTGTTTCAGTCACTGACACATCACGCACCAATGAGGGcaaggaattgaaagaaaaaaataaatttgatgtaAGACCAAATTtctatttggtttggttaatTTTGTTGAAGTTGCTACTGCAACAGGAGAATAACAGTCCTTTGAAATTTAAAGTTATTATTAATGCAACAAGAGATTGCGAATGTGGGAGGTACGAGATGATCTCTGTTTCTCTGCCGTCCTTTATATCTGATGTCAATCAAGTATAG
- the LOC125860820 gene encoding uncharacterized protein LOC125860820 — translation MAAQEEVKQLSECSVSNALGTWVFSVAGALLAIPVGIKRKSLAPLVFFGTTGTMLDIIMGISACEREHAERQMKLLEEAQGSAAVDTLAGAATEH, via the exons ATGGCTGCTCAAGAAGAAGTAAAACAACTGTCAGAGTGCTCAGTCTCCAA TGCTCTGGGGACATGGGTTTTTTCTGTAGCTGGTGCACTGCTTGCAATTCCGGTGGGTATTAAACGGAAATCTTTGGCACCCCTTGTATTCTTTGGCACAACTGGTACGATGCTAGATATAATTATGGGTATCAGTGCTTGTGAGAGGGAGCATGCAGAACGGCAAATGAAGCTTTTGGAAGAAGCACAAGGATCTGCAGCTGTTGATACCTTGGCTGGTGCAGCAACTGAACATTGA
- the LOC125859430 gene encoding probable aquaporin TIP5-1 has protein sequence MASLASRLQHSVTPNALRSYLAEFLSTFFFVFAAAGAAMSTRKMVPDATSDPSSLVAIAVANAFALSVAVYISANISGGHVNPAVTFGMAVGGHISIPMSIFYWISQMIGSVTACLLLKFTNQQVPTHGIPQEMTGFGAAVLEGVMTFGLVYTVYAAADPRRCVHAAIGPLAIGLMLGANVMASGPFTGGSMNPAYSFGSAVVKGSFRNQAVYWIGPFIGAAIAGLVYDNVVFPLQVTESLRGIGGGIVTV, from the exons ATGGCGTCCCTTGCTTCCCGCTTGCAGCACTCTGTCACTCCCAATGCCCTCAGATCCTATCTCGCTGAGTTTCTCTCCACTTTCTTTTTCGTCTTTGCCGCTGCAGGCGCTGCCATGTCCACCA GGAAAATGGTGCCTGATGCGACATCAGATCCATCTAGCCTAGTGGCAATTGCAGTTGCAAATGCATTTGCTTTGTCCGTCGCTGTGTATATATCAGCCAATATCTCTGGAGGACACGTGAATCCCGCTGTCACGTTTGGAATGGCTGTAGGAGGCCATATAAGTATTCCCATGTCTATATTCTACTGGATTTCTCAAATGATTGGTTCTGTCACCGCTTGCCTTCTTCTCAAATTCACTAATCAG CAAGTTCCAACACATGGAATTCCACAAGAGATGACTGGTTTTGGAGCAGCAGTACTCGAAGGCGTGATGACATTTGGTCTAGTGTACACAGTTTATGCAGCTGCTGATCCTAGGAGGTGCGTCCACGCAGCAATTGGGCCGTTGGCAATTGGCCTGATGCTGGGAGCAAACGTCATGGCTTCAGGGCCATTTACTGGGGGATCAATGAACCCTGCTTACTCATTTGGCTCTGCTGTTGTTAAAGGGAGCTTCAGGAATCAAGCAGTGTACTGGATTGGACCTTTCATTGGTGCAGCTATAGCAGGACTTGTGTATGATAATGTGGTCTTCCCTTTACAAGTGACTGAGTCTTTGAGGGGAATAGGTGGTGGAATTGTTACTGTTTAA